TTAAACCAATTGGGTATCGTGTAAAGGACACAAAGCTAAGATACCATGTACCCGAGTTCCTTGCTCTGTTATTTCTCACATGATGTttagctcttttcttttaaggcCTCTTCTCCTTGGTGTGCTTTGTATGAGATTTAGGACAATCTCTGAAATTGTATATCATGAACACGAGTTTGCTGCTAGCAAATGCGACCATAAATTGAAGGGAAAAAATCGAGATAAACTCAagcaaatttataaattccaTTCATTGCATTACCCACATACGTTTAAGATCTTTATTCTgccaagaaaaaatgaaacatttcaaaacaaagaagGATAATGTCATGTGGTTTGCTAGAGAACTTGGTCACCTCTTTCTTATCCTTTCAGGTGTTCTTAATATGTGAATTACCCTAAAGCAGCAGAATGAGCAGAGGTCAACTTATTCACTTCcaacataatatatatgaaggtacctttataataaatttacagTGACGAAGCTACATGATGGAGATCCACGTAGCCAGATAGCACAGCCCGGTTGCGCTCCTTTACCTTTGTCTGATAAAGGACCCTACATTGCATATGGGCAGTTCTGACATCAGTTTCTAGTCAATTTAGATCACTTCTAGAGGGTACTCTAACTAAGTAAAAACACTTtacaaattcatcaaaatctTTAGGcttaaaaagtattttgaaaatttcgaAAAGCATTTCAATGTGCTTtctgaaggaaaaaaaaaaaaaaaaaaacttttaatgaGTGTTTTTTCAGAAGTgattataattttactttaaaaacaGTACTTCTTGAGTTATTTTATTCCATGTCTTCAAACATATGACTTTGAAGTTGTAATCTtatcaaaggaaaagaagtaAAATCATACCTCGACCCCTCAAGCCACATCTCCGTTACCAAAGTTTCACCTGGGTACACATGCAAAAGAAACTTGCCTGATATGCATTTTACTTTGCTCGAGTCTCCTTTACAGACGCATTTGATTACTGCCCGCACAGCAAATCCCAATGTACATAATCCATGTAGTATTGGCTTCGAGAACCTATAACATTGTGattgaacaaattttttttgtcaataagCATTTGGACATCAAAGAGTTGGGGTCCATAGGTTAGAATGATAATCATTGCCTAGATgcatattgtgagatcccacgtcagtcggagaggagaaggaaacatttcttataaggttgtggaaacctttgCCTAGtgaacgcgttttaaaactttgaggggaagtccggaaGGAAAAgtacaaagaggacaatatctactaacggtgggcttgagctcttacacaaaaaaactaaataaccTATACAACTCATTTATTGTAGATGatacaattcttttttataaatactCCAACTGGTAATTAAAGATGGTTAGGATTGTTAAGGTGGCACCGGGTTTGAAGGGAATATGGAAGGATTGTTGCTTACCAAATTAGTTGATGCCATGGCTACTAGTTTAGGTTGTTCCTCAAGTGTTTTTACCTATTACAGGTTTGGGCACATTGCGGGGGCAATCAAGAGGGACatatttggaaaaataatttaatagaaaGTTTGAAGAAATTGGAGAAATTGAAGCACCCCACTCTTTTAAAGGGAGGACACTTAAACATTGGACAACGCGGTACTCTATGATATCTCAACTTACTATATATCAAATATCAACCCTTCCGGTTCCAATGAAGCTATTATTGGCCTTAGAAAAAGTTAAGAGTTTGTCTGGGAAGTGGAAAAGTAAAGAATATTAGCTGGGGGCCGGTGTTGCTATCAAGTGACCTATAAGACTACCTTTACcaataaatgaaatcaaaacaCCATTCCTAACATTATACATCAACTACTAAGTTTATGCAACATGAAATGCACAATCCGATTAtaacttgatttttttatataaccTTGGTGGATATGACACCTTTTGCCATCCCAAAATTGTGTAGCGAGCAATAGGgcatcaaaatataaatatcatcAGTCCTCCATAGTCTAGGGGTGAGGGTCTAGCCAGTTATATTCACGAGGTTTAATGAGattaatgaacataaaaaaCTACGATGCAGACAACCAAAAACATAGGATATAGGAGTAAATGATAGCAGTAAACAAGATGTGAGCAAGGTACCAACCCTGCAATCTTCGCAACAATAGGATCGGAATGAAGAGGATTATAGTCACCTGATAACCTATACACTAATGCCTGCAGATTAAAATCACAAACAGAGTAAACTCTATTAACGCTACATCAAGATTAAAGTATGAGAACAATTCTAGTATTTGTAtagcacaaaaaaaaaaattacaaccCATGAAAAACCTGTTAAGCAATGTTAACCTGCAAGGCTGCAATacgtaaaaagaaaaaggaggaaaataATGGCTACATATATTAGAGGGTCTCTAATCTTAAGATTTTTCTCAATTGATTCTTAAtcttctaaatttattaatttaacacccaacatattaaaaattctcaATTCAGTCTTTTcgttgaaaaaaaaacgataAGTTTTGTTAATAGAAAGTTGATGTGTCTCTAAATATTTGTACATATTATTTGCAAGACATGAATTTTGATAATGGACATGTTGGATTTACTAACAAGCTGATTAGAGTTTATGTGTCAAATTGTCAATTAACAATTTGAGTAGCATCATGTCCACTCATCCGAACATgttaataaactaataatttgatgatataaaatttttttcttgacaaattttaacaaatataatttagagGGACCTGATTGAGAAATTTAACATAGTAagggaaaaattaaaattttgaaacaataaaGCAAAGCAACAAATTGAGAAACATCTAAACGATTAGGAACCATTAAATATATCTAGTccaaagcaaaagaaaacaaacaaaagttgGTACTAGTGGTCATTGTCAACTTGCCTGAGATGGTCGAGTACAATCCTCATACACCATAAAAGGCTgtgtttttggaatttttccTGCTGATCCTTGATTTTTTGGGTAGTTTGTGTAGGAGTAAGGGTGAGAAGAACTTGAGAATCCGCCAGCACCTCGCAGAAAGAGAGTTGTCCTGCCAAGTTTACCCAGTCATAGTCAATCCCTACCATAACCACCTTATAAgctatattaaaatataattattataataaggCAATggaataaaaggaagaaaaaatcgCTTACCGATTCATGCATAATAATTGTCCAGACATTTTGTCATAACTTTTTGTCTCAATCTCAAGGATAGCTGCTTTTCctgaaaatgattatgaatatttattgACACTTCAAAGAAAaggtttaaaattaatagattCGTTCTCTCATAATCCTCTTATATTGGACTtcacttttaataattttcatacaaatataagcaacataaatcaaataatatcatacgaaaaaaaaatcgaataaTTAGTCAAACAAGTACAAACCTTTGTCATGCAGCCCAGCAAGAGAGATTTTGTTATCTAACTGTGCAAGTAAAAACCCATGagattaaatatatttcagCATTAAGGAATGCTAATACAAAACTGGATATGGAAATTACTAAAAGATAATCATACATAGATCCAGTACGAATCCTTACATATCCCCTCGATGGCAGTGGCTTGTACAATTCAATGTATTGCTGACCATGAAGTAAGAGCTTTGGGTCATACCTGATGCCAGAGACAATACAAGAAAGATAACAGAACAacttttacaaaagaaatgaagattaCATTTGCATTGGCACACCAAAGAACCTTGCAAGCTTCTCAAATGTATGCATGAGTACTTACGACAGCCCAGGCAAGTTCAGACCCGTTCCCATAGTTTTGTGGATAAATAGAGCAGCAAATGTTGGCAAAACCTACAGAAAGGGAAACTACAAGTAACAAATAGTAGACGAAGAGTCACAGACGTTTTCTGTGTATTAGAGTTATAAAAGTGCATTTCCTGTAAAACCCTATAAACTGGTTTGTATGTAAAGGAAGTTGATGAAGAATCACATGGAATTATTTGAATTCCAtatgaaaagttgtttttggGAGAAGTGAGCCAAATATCAAAAAGATACATTAAAGgacaaaataaacataatctGAAGGTTGGGATTCTGTTCTGGCAAAGGGGGAAGGACAAATTGATCAAAGGATGGGAGGAGAAGTAGGGGAGACAAGTGAAGCTCAGGCCTCCAAGGAGAAAAGACagtaaagaaggaaaaattgtGAACATGGGAATGCAAAATAAGTGGAGGTATCGTTTTGTAGAGAACTGGGTGTAGTTGGGAGAGCTATAAGAGAGCTTCGAGTGCCCCCCCTAGTTACCCTCTTTTAAGACTTGGTGCTTGTTTCCTTTGAATGTATTAATATAATACTAGTTCCAATTGCTTTAAGCACTTGAATTGGCGTAGTAGTCAATAAGAgccaatataaataataaagagttTAGCGAAAATGAGTTCAAGCTAAGAAGCATAGTTACAAAAATCACAGTAGAGAATCTAAATTTTGGGGATCAGAGTGATTGGGTTTAGAgtgctaacaaaaaaaatgatagtatcaaccccaaaaataaataaataaatagagagagagag
The nucleotide sequence above comes from Cucurbita pepo subsp. pepo cultivar mu-cu-16 chromosome LG11, ASM280686v2, whole genome shotgun sequence. Encoded proteins:
- the LOC111806066 gene encoding enoyl-CoA hydratase 2, peroxisomal → MAGNPSGFDPDRILAHKFPETTSTYTERDVALYALGIGACGREAVDADELKYVYNENGQEYIEVLPTFAALFIHKTMGTGLNLPGLSYDPKLLLHGQQYIELYKPLPSRGYLDNKISLAGLHDKGKAAILEIETKSYDKMSGQLLCMNRTTLFLRGAGGFSSSSHPYSYTNYPKNQGSAGKIPKTQPFMVYEDCTRPSQALVYRLSGDYNPLHSDPIVAKIAGFSKPILHGLCTLGFAVRAVIKCVCKGDSSKVKCISGKFLLHVYPGETLVTEMWLEGSRVLYQTKVKERNRAVLSGYVDLHHVASSL